One window of the Nicotiana tabacum cultivar K326 chromosome 4, ASM71507v2, whole genome shotgun sequence genome contains the following:
- the LOC107763930 gene encoding GDT1-like protein 3, protein MGLQSNPRNIWILRPNFSFLVLLLLITSPLVSAQEAGEENERVESGGRFKDLGRRSKIIVEKLKTGVIRGENDPDFVDVPLDLDSGLGIFDAFFASFSMILVSEIGDETFIIAALMAMRHPKSIVLSGALSALFVMTILSTGLGRIVPNLISRKHTNSAATVLYAFFGLRLLYIAWRSSDSKASQKKEIEEVEEKLEAGQGKAAVRRFFSRFCTPIYLESFILTFLAEWGDRSQIATIALATHKNAIGVAVGAIIGHTICTSVAVVGGSMLASRISQRTVATVGGLLFLGFSLSSYFYPPL, encoded by the exons ATGGGTTTGCAATCAAACCCAAGAAATATATGGATTCTTCGTCCTAATTTTTCATTCCTAGTCCTTTTACTTCTCATCACTTCCCCTTTGGTCTCTGCTCAG GAAGCTGGGGAGGAAAATGAAAGAGTGGAGTCAGGTGGACGGTTCAAAGATCTGGGAAGGCGTAGTAAA ATTATTGTTGAAAAACTTAAGACTGGTGTTATAAGGGGTGAAAATGATCCTGATTTTGTTGATGTTCCTTTGGACTTGGATTCTGGCCTTGGGATCTTTGATGCCTTTTTTGCTAGTTTTTCCATGATCCTTGTCAGTGAG ATTGGTGATGAGACATTCATAATAGCAGCTCTGATGGCAATGCGTCACCCGAAGTCAATTGTTTTGTCTGGTGCACTCAGTGCCTTGTTTGTTATGACA ATACTGTCTACTGGACTTGGTAGGATTGTGCCAAATTTGATATCAAGGAAGCATACAAACAGTGCAGCTACAG TTCTTTATGCCTTTTTTGGGCTTCGGCTTCTCTACATTGCGTGGAGGTCATCAGATTCAAAAGCTTCCCAGAAAAAGGAAATAGAGGAG GTTGAAGAAAAACTTGAAGCTGGACAGGGGAAAGCAGCAGTCAGACGTTTCTTTTCCAGATTTTGTACGCCTATATATTTGGAG TCCTTTATCTTGACCTTTCTGGCAGAGTGGGGAGACCGTAGCCAGATAGCAACAATTGCT CTAGCTACACACAAAAACGCAATTGGAGTTGCTGTTGGGGCTATAATAGGACACACTATATGTACTTCAGTGGCAGTGGTGGGTGGAAGTATGCTTGCATCCAGGATCTCACAGCGGACAGTAGCAACAGTTGGGGGCCTTCTTTTCCTTGGGTTTTCCTTGTCATCATATTTCTATCCGCCTCTATAA